One Euphorbia lathyris chromosome 1, ddEupLath1.1, whole genome shotgun sequence DNA segment encodes these proteins:
- the LOC136210914 gene encoding beta-1,6-galactosyltransferase GALT31A isoform X1, with translation MGFSRPQKPINGVSTRWVSVFCIASFLLGVLVVNRLWGVPDPAKEEVSSANEHQSKSAHINCDKKQTSVQAGDILSQVSQTHDVILTLDKTISSLEMQLAAARSVKVDDEEGSPMGTKSGAETLKKREKVFFVMGIITAFSSRKRRDSIRQTWVPKGEELKKLETEKGIIIRFVIGHSASPGGVLDRAIDAEEEQHKDFIRLNHIEGYHELSSKTQIYFSTAVARWDADFYIKVDDDVHINLGMIGSTLARHRSKPRVYIGCMKSGPVLSQTGIKYHEPEYWKFGEDGNKYFRHATGQVYAISKDLATYISVNRHILHKYANEDVSLGSWFIGLDVEHIDDRSLCCGTPPDCEWKAQAGNPCAASFDWSCSGICKSVERMEEVHQRCGEGDGAIWHTSF, from the exons ATGGGTTTTAGCAGACCTCAAAAACCCATTAATGGAGTCTCTACCAGATGGGTTTCTGTCTTCTGCATTGCCAGTTTCCTCTTGGGTGTTCTTGTTGTCAACAG GTTATGGGGCGTCCCAGATCCAGCCAAAGAGGAAGTTTCATCTGCAAACGAACATCAATCAAAATCGGCTCATATTAATTGTGACAAGAAG CAGACTTCAGTTCAGGCCGGGGATATCCTGTCTCAAGTTTCTCAAACACATGATGTTATCTT GACACTAGACAAAACAATCTCCTCACTCGAAATGCAGCTAGCTGCCGCAAGATCTGTCAAAGTTGATGACGAGGAAGGATCTCCAATGGGCACAAAATCCGGAGCTGAAACTTTGAAGAAGCGGGAGAAAGTGTTTTTTGTTATGGGCATAATTACAGCGTTTAGCAGCCGAAAACGAAGGGATTCAATTAGACAAACTTGGGTGCCAAAAG GCGAGGAGTTAAAGAAGTTGGAAACCGAGAAGGGTATCATAATTCGATTTGTAATAGGACACAG TGCATCACCAGGCGGTGTTCTGGATCGTGCTATAGATGCAGAAGAAGAGCAGCACAAGGATTTCATTCGGCTG AATCATATCGAAGGATATCATGAATTGTCATCAAAAACACAAATATACTTTTCAACTGCTGTTGCCAGGTGGGATGCCGACTTCTATATTAAAGTCGACGATGATGTACACATTAATCTCG GTATGATCGGCTCTACCTTGGCTCGCCATAGATCAAAACCTCGTGTTTATATCGGTTGTATGAAATCTGGACCCGTTCTATCACAGAC AGGCATCAAGTATCATGAGCCAGAATATTGGAAATTCGGCGAGGACGGTAACAAGTATTTCCGGCACGCCACCGGTCAAGTATATGCAATTTCCAAAGATTTGGCTACCTACATTTCAGTAAATAG GCACATACTTCATAAATATGCAAATGAAGACGTTTCATTGGGATCTTGGTTCATTGGTCTTGATGTTGAGCATATCGATGATCGAAGCCTATGCTGTGGAACTCCGCCTG ACTGCGAGTGGAAAGCTCAAGCAGGCAACCCGTGCGCTGCATCATTCGATTGGAGCTGCAGCGGTATTTGCAAGTCAGTTGAGAGAATGGAGGAAGTACATCAACGGTGCGGGGAAGGGGACGGAGCAATCTGGCATACAAGTTTCTGA
- the LOC136210914 gene encoding beta-1,6-galactosyltransferase GALT31A isoform X2 translates to MGFSRPQKPINGVSTRWVSVFCIASFLLGVLVVNRLWGVPDPAKEEVSSANEHQSKSAHINCDKKTSVQAGDILSQVSQTHDVILTLDKTISSLEMQLAAARSVKVDDEEGSPMGTKSGAETLKKREKVFFVMGIITAFSSRKRRDSIRQTWVPKGEELKKLETEKGIIIRFVIGHSASPGGVLDRAIDAEEEQHKDFIRLNHIEGYHELSSKTQIYFSTAVARWDADFYIKVDDDVHINLGMIGSTLARHRSKPRVYIGCMKSGPVLSQTGIKYHEPEYWKFGEDGNKYFRHATGQVYAISKDLATYISVNRHILHKYANEDVSLGSWFIGLDVEHIDDRSLCCGTPPDCEWKAQAGNPCAASFDWSCSGICKSVERMEEVHQRCGEGDGAIWHTSF, encoded by the exons ATGGGTTTTAGCAGACCTCAAAAACCCATTAATGGAGTCTCTACCAGATGGGTTTCTGTCTTCTGCATTGCCAGTTTCCTCTTGGGTGTTCTTGTTGTCAACAG GTTATGGGGCGTCCCAGATCCAGCCAAAGAGGAAGTTTCATCTGCAAACGAACATCAATCAAAATCGGCTCATATTAATTGTGACAAGAAG ACTTCAGTTCAGGCCGGGGATATCCTGTCTCAAGTTTCTCAAACACATGATGTTATCTT GACACTAGACAAAACAATCTCCTCACTCGAAATGCAGCTAGCTGCCGCAAGATCTGTCAAAGTTGATGACGAGGAAGGATCTCCAATGGGCACAAAATCCGGAGCTGAAACTTTGAAGAAGCGGGAGAAAGTGTTTTTTGTTATGGGCATAATTACAGCGTTTAGCAGCCGAAAACGAAGGGATTCAATTAGACAAACTTGGGTGCCAAAAG GCGAGGAGTTAAAGAAGTTGGAAACCGAGAAGGGTATCATAATTCGATTTGTAATAGGACACAG TGCATCACCAGGCGGTGTTCTGGATCGTGCTATAGATGCAGAAGAAGAGCAGCACAAGGATTTCATTCGGCTG AATCATATCGAAGGATATCATGAATTGTCATCAAAAACACAAATATACTTTTCAACTGCTGTTGCCAGGTGGGATGCCGACTTCTATATTAAAGTCGACGATGATGTACACATTAATCTCG GTATGATCGGCTCTACCTTGGCTCGCCATAGATCAAAACCTCGTGTTTATATCGGTTGTATGAAATCTGGACCCGTTCTATCACAGAC AGGCATCAAGTATCATGAGCCAGAATATTGGAAATTCGGCGAGGACGGTAACAAGTATTTCCGGCACGCCACCGGTCAAGTATATGCAATTTCCAAAGATTTGGCTACCTACATTTCAGTAAATAG GCACATACTTCATAAATATGCAAATGAAGACGTTTCATTGGGATCTTGGTTCATTGGTCTTGATGTTGAGCATATCGATGATCGAAGCCTATGCTGTGGAACTCCGCCTG ACTGCGAGTGGAAAGCTCAAGCAGGCAACCCGTGCGCTGCATCATTCGATTGGAGCTGCAGCGGTATTTGCAAGTCAGTTGAGAGAATGGAGGAAGTACATCAACGGTGCGGGGAAGGGGACGGAGCAATCTGGCATACAAGTTTCTGA